The DNA sequence TAAAACCTGGATAGTAGCAAAATAATAAAACGCAACTTAAACTCCATAAATCAACTATACAAAATGGCCGTGGTATCATACCGTGGCTTTTTTGTTTATAGATTGCTTGTCCGAAAACTTTTTTCGTTACGCTCTTTAAAAAGAAAGTCATACCGAAACTCAATATATAATAGTCCAAAAGAAAGGGACTAATCCCCCCGCATCCCGATAATTATCGGGATTAAGCGAGGCTTTCGGGATGTAGTTCGGCATTACCATTCTAAAAACTAAATCCGCCACAGGCGGATAACTATTTTAGTTTAAGAATTGGTATAATATCTGACATAATAAATATTTAGTACAGTGTACAAATATTTATTATTTTTGTACACTGTACTAAAATAATACGCAAATGATCAAAAAATACAATTACCCGCACAGTATCACCAATAAGTTTGGTGAGACCCTTCATTTTTTGTCGAGAGAAATAGATGAAAAAGGGGAGTACCTAAAAGTAAGTAACAAGGTGAGTCCAGAAAACCATGAACAGCACATCATAAATTATACTGGCAGTATAATATTAAACTCTGTAAACTCACCTTCCTTACTCTCAACAGAAATAGTACCTCGGTGTGCTTTTATTATATCATAACTCAGGCTCAACCCTAAACCAGTTCCACTACCTGAAGGTTTGGTACTAAAGAAAGGTTCAAAAATTTTCTCTTTTGTTTTTTCAGGTATCCCCATTCCATTGTCCCTCACTTTTAGGATAATTTCTTTGCCCTGCAATAGGGTGCTTACGGACACATTAGGCTTATAAGAACTATCACCATTTTTTTGTTTTTCGGCAACAGCATACAGTGCATTGTTGAATAAATTTAATAATACCCTGCTAATGTCTTGTTGAACTGCATTAAGCTTGGGAATTGAAGGATCAAAGTTTTGAGAAATTTCGCATTGGAATTCGGGTAAGTTGGCTTTGCTCGACTGGAAAGCAAGTTTTATATATTCGTTGCATAAATCATTGATGGACATAGGTTGTTTTTCGCCCGAACCTTTTCGACTATGTTCTAGCATATTCTTTACAATACTACTGGCCCGTTGCCCATGCTCATTTATTTTTCTTAGATTGTTAATTAAATCTTCGATTATTTCTTTGCGTTCGGTATCATCTTTACTATCATTCAAATCATCAATTAATTCTTGAGAAATTTTAGAGAAATTGGTTACAAAATTTAAAGGGTTTTGTATTTCGTGAGCAATGCCAGCAGTCATTTGCCCCAGTGCCGCAAGCTTTTCGCTTTGCACCAGTTGTTCCTGTGTGGTCTTTAGCGTTTCTATTGAGCTACTCAGTTCCGCAGTACGATCCGCTACTACACTTTCGAGTTTTTCGTTAGCTATTACCAAGCGTTTATTATATATTTTGAAGATGAAATATATAAGTATAAACAATAAAAATACATATATAAGTATAGCCCACCAAGTTAAATACCATGGATTTAGAATTCTAAATGTATAGGTAGTTTCACCCGAAGTATTACCTTCAGAATCTTGTCCTTGAACATACAATGTATACAATCCGCCCGATAATCCTTTTAATTCTATATAACTCTGCTTTTGCCAATTACTCCAATTGTTCGAAAGACCATCTATTTTATATCTGTAATTATTACCTTCGGGGTTGATAAATGAATTTATTCCAAATTCTATTCGTATAGCATTGTTCTCGAAATCAATTTTGGGTAACATTGTTTGTTCTAAAGTTTGGTTCCCTTTTTCATCGAAATAAATTCCGTTGTGGGCTATAATATCAGTACCATATTTTACCAAACTGACGTTGGCTATAAGTTTTCTGCTAAGAACTTGTTCTGGCTTCATTCTATATAGCTTCTCTTCGAAAGCCATCCACAATTCATTGCCGCTTTCGCACACAGCCGTAGGTGTCCCACTAATACAATAAGCTGCGGAATGCTCTTCTAATTTATTGTTCACTATATGTTTAAGTCTGCTTTTGGTATATATCCAAATGATGGCAGTAAGTATATTGTTTTTATTTTCTGCACCACCATAAGTTTGCGATAGGAGGTCATCCTTTCTAAAACCAGCACCCTCAATTATATATATATTGTTCTTACTCTGAAACAAGGGTTTACCATCTTTAATTCTAATATATACCTTCCCTGATTTCAGGTCTGAATTATCCGAAATTTTCATCTCAGGGTATTTGAGTAAGCCGCTCAAATAGCTACCAATCCATGCGGTGCCATCAGCATTCTCGTATATGGAGGTAGCTAGTTGATTTAGGTTTTTTAGTTTCCCATCCGATTTTATCTTGCTTCCTTGTATGGTAAATTTCCAGCAGCCCGTTGCAGCAAATGCATATATAGTTCCAGTACGGTTTCCTTTTTGGATATTGGTAAATATTTCTTGTGACACAAGTGGGTTTGCCACAGCTTCAATTATTTGGTATAAACCCGCAGAGGTTGCAACCAATATAATGCCATTCTCCTCATACAAATCCCAACATTCACCATTAATTCCCTTAACAGGTTTCAGTAAATTAGGATGGTTCACATCTATTATATATACACCACTTGTAGTAGCTAAATACAAATTACTTCCTTCCAAATGCATATCGGTTCCATGTCCGTTGAAATCCAGATTTGGAAATGATTGAATTGGTAAATTCAATAGAACATGCGACAATCCTTTGGCATGGCCTACCCATAAATTCCCTTCGGCATCGAGGTATATACTATATATTTCGTTTGAGGGTAATGCCAAACTATATATTTCTGAACCATCGTTGCCAAATATTTTAACACCATCGTGCAGGGTTCCTATCACATACTGTTGATTTTTGAATTTACAAAAAGCAGTAGTACCTTTTTTTGCAAAAGAATTCAGTGACGAAGTTTGGCCAGCCGATAAATTATCTTTGAAATTAAAAATGCCATTATAATTGGAAAGGATAGTTAATCCTTTTGTAGTAAGCATACCACCAATTATATCATATTTTTCAAGTCCGATTGCTGTTTTATAAGGGCTAAAATTACCGTGCTGAATAATGCCAAGTCCCTTGCCAATTACATTCACATATAAGTATTTATCATCAGTAAATGCTCCTGCATATTCGCCAGCATTGGGAAGTACGAGCGTTTGATATTCATTGCCCGATTTTTTTACGGTAACCAAATGTTTACGCATATAAAAATATATATCATCGCCAGCAATAAATACATTTTCATCGCCGCCTGTTTTTTTATCGCTCAGGCTATTTTGATTGAGTAAACTACTATATGCAGCCGATCCATCTTGCTTGAACTCAAGGATACCGAAATCGCCCAAGCAAGCTATATATAAATCGCCACTCTTACTAAATGCTAAGTGTCTAGCCGCAGTTGGCGTTCTATATAAGGTCCAATTATTTCCATCAAAACGTATAATACCCTCATTATTGGCAAACCAGATCCGACCATAATTATCTTCTTTAGCATCCCATATTTTTTGTTCACCTTTATAATCTTTATTGGTATAATGATGCGTTATAAACTGTTGTGAAAATGAATTTATGCAAGCACAAAGTATGATATATAGAAGTATGGTTATTTTACGCATAATAATTATTTTAACAAATCATCGTATAATATGGAGAAATAGAAAATGGCACCAACAGTAGGCCCACCAATAGATTGCACGTAACGAACATTGGTAACATTGCTGCCACCTAACTTGAGCATGGTATTATATTTTTTGCTCAAATGATAGGTAAATGCAATATCGAGTGTATAATAGGATGGCACGTTCCCTTTCTTGGTATACTCTTCATAATAGTATCCTTGTACCCATCTGTAGATAGCAGAAAATCCAATTTTTTTCCAGAGTTTAGTTCCATTGATACCCACATTGAATTTATTTTTTGGGGTATTAAATCGCACAATAAAATCTTGGGCTAAATATTCATTGGTTTCCTGCAATATATTATAAGTGTAGTTTCCAAAAACTGTTATTCTTCTGGAATAATAATAATTTGTAGAAACCGTTGTTCCGTATGTATTAACAGGTATTTGAGAGTTTATTGACCTGCGGTAAAAAATAGTGCTATGCGGCCTTTGATCGGATAATAGTGCAGCACTAATTTGAGTTTTTGACGGATTAGCGGGGCCAATATATTGCTGTGAAGTAATGAGGTTTTGATAGCGATTATAATATAATACAATGTCAGTTTCAAATTTCTTAAAGGTAAACCCACGCCATCCTATTTCAAAAGCCTTCACCTCTTCGGGTTTAAGATCTTTAATGGAGGGTTTTACCAATACACGAGAATCGCCACTTGCTAAATATTGATTAACGGAATTTTGTGTGTATACATTGATAAAATCGGGGCCATTGGGTTGTTTGTGGATTAATCCCAAGTCGACCGCGGTTTGATAGAATGCTCCAAAATTTCGTAATCGCGGAATAAAAATATTATTAAACTGATCGTACAACGAAGGCATTTTATATCCTATTTGGGCCGACATGCGAACATTATATTGCTTACGTTTACCCAATAGGAACACACCTGATATTCGTGGACTCAACTTTAAATCGAATCTTTGCATTTTATCTACCCTGGCCGATGCCTGTACTTTTATTCTCTTATCATAAAAGTCTTTTCCTGCCTGCACAAACCCGCCAATTTCCTTAGAATATATTCTGGTGTTTTTATCAGTTAAGAATGAACCTTGTGTATTGGGAGCATACAATCGAAAATTAGTTCCAGCTAGTAAAGAGAATTTTTTGAAGACATCTTTAAAGTCATATATATATTCGCTATACAAAACTTTTGAATGGCTATAAAATTGGCTACCCGATGAATCATTATGCGTAGTAACATAGTTAAAGGCTGAATCGAATTCTTTGGTACCAGGGGTTAAACGGGCTTGTCCTGCCATCAATGCACTTAAACCAGCGTCTTGTGGGAAATTCAATTTATACAATGCACTTAATTTAGTGTTGTCACCGTCAG is a window from the Bacteroidota bacterium genome containing:
- a CDS encoding ATP-binding protein, which codes for MRKITILLYIILCACINSFSQQFITHHYTNKDYKGEQKIWDAKEDNYGRIWFANNEGIIRFDGNNWTLYRTPTAARHLAFSKSGDLYIACLGDFGILEFKQDGSAAYSSLLNQNSLSDKKTGGDENVFIAGDDIYFYMRKHLVTVKKSGNEYQTLVLPNAGEYAGAFTDDKYLYVNVIGKGLGIIQHGNFSPYKTAIGLEKYDIIGGMLTTKGLTILSNYNGIFNFKDNLSAGQTSSLNSFAKKGTTAFCKFKNQQYVIGTLHDGVKIFGNDGSEIYSLALPSNEIYSIYLDAEGNLWVGHAKGLSHVLLNLPIQSFPNLDFNGHGTDMHLEGSNLYLATTSGVYIIDVNHPNLLKPVKGINGECWDLYEENGIILVATSAGLYQIIEAVANPLVSQEIFTNIQKGNRTGTIYAFAATGCWKFTIQGSKIKSDGKLKNLNQLATSIYENADGTAWIGSYLSGLLKYPEMKISDNSDLKSGKVYIRIKDGKPLFQSKNNIYIIEGAGFRKDDLLSQTYGGAENKNNILTAIIWIYTKSRLKHIVNNKLEEHSAAYCISGTPTAVCESGNELWMAFEEKLYRMKPEQVLSRKLIANVSLVKYGTDIIAHNGIYFDEKGNQTLEQTMLPKIDFENNAIRIEFGINSFINPEGNNYRYKIDGLSNNWSNWQKQSYIELKGLSGGLYTLYVQGQDSEGNTSGETTYTFRILNPWYLTWWAILIYVFLLFILIYFIFKIYNKRLVIANEKLESVVADRTAELSSSIETLKTTQEQLVQSEKLAALGQMTAGIAHEIQNPLNFVTNFSKISQELIDDLNDSKDDTERKEIIEDLINNLRKINEHGQRASSIVKNMLEHSRKGSGEKQPMSINDLCNEYIKLAFQSSKANLPEFQCEISQNFDPSIPKLNAVQQDISRVLLNLFNNALYAVAEKQKNGDSSYKPNVSVSTLLQGKEIILKVRDNGMGIPEKTKEKIFEPFFSTKPSGSGTGLGLSLSYDIIKAHRGTISVESKEGEFTEFNIILPV